A single genomic interval of Bacteroidales bacterium harbors:
- the dnaJ gene encoding molecular chaperone DnaJ: MAKRDFYEILGVNRDANEAELKKAYRQMALKYHPDKNPNNKEAEDKFKEAAEAYEVLSDPEKKSRYDQFGHDGVKNGGGGFGGGMSMDDIFSHFGDIFGGAFGGSFGGFSGGQRQRRVNRGSNLRVKVRLTLEEINTGVEKKLKVSKYVGCTHCKGTGAEHGSAYSTCSTCRGTGQVTRVTNTFLGQMQTSSTCPACGGEGQTIQHKCVHCAGNGVIKGEEVIPVNIPAGVSEGIQLSVSGKGNAAARGGVPGDMIIQIEEAPHDFLQRDGNNLMYDLYLSFPDAALGTSVDIPTLEGKARIKIEPGTQAGRLLRLKSKGLPALNSYGKGDLLITINVWTPKSLSRQEKEILENLQSSENFKPAPGSKDKSFFDRMREYFQ; the protein is encoded by the coding sequence ATGGCCAAAAGAGATTTTTATGAAATCCTAGGAGTGAACCGGGATGCTAATGAAGCAGAGCTAAAAAAAGCTTACAGGCAGATGGCATTGAAGTATCATCCGGACAAAAACCCGAACAATAAAGAAGCTGAGGATAAATTCAAAGAAGCCGCTGAAGCTTATGAAGTGCTTAGCGATCCTGAGAAAAAAAGCCGATATGATCAGTTTGGTCATGATGGGGTTAAAAACGGAGGTGGTGGATTTGGTGGCGGTATGAGTATGGACGATATCTTCAGCCATTTTGGAGATATTTTCGGAGGTGCTTTCGGAGGATCTTTCGGGGGATTTAGTGGAGGACAACGCCAGCGAAGGGTCAACAGGGGATCAAATCTAAGGGTGAAAGTTCGTCTAACCCTGGAAGAAATTAATACCGGTGTTGAAAAAAAGCTCAAAGTCAGTAAATATGTTGGTTGTACGCATTGCAAAGGAACAGGTGCTGAGCATGGTTCGGCTTACAGCACTTGCTCAACATGCCGTGGGACCGGACAAGTAACCAGGGTTACCAATACTTTTCTTGGCCAGATGCAGACCAGTTCTACCTGCCCTGCTTGTGGAGGAGAAGGTCAGACCATTCAGCATAAATGTGTTCATTGTGCAGGGAATGGAGTTATAAAGGGTGAAGAGGTAATCCCGGTAAATATTCCTGCAGGTGTATCAGAAGGCATCCAACTCTCGGTGAGTGGAAAGGGTAATGCCGCGGCCAGGGGAGGCGTACCGGGTGATATGATCATTCAGATTGAGGAAGCCCCGCACGATTTTTTACAACGTGATGGCAATAATCTGATGTATGATCTTTACCTCAGTTTCCCTGATGCAGCCCTTGGAACTTCAGTTGATATCCCAACCCTTGAAGGTAAAGCACGAATAAAAATTGAACCTGGTACACAAGCCGGTCGGTTACTCCGATTAAAAAGTAAAGGCTTACCTGCTTTAAATTCATATGGTAAAGGCGATCTTTTGATCACCATCAATGTATGGACACCAAAAAGTCTCAGCAGGCAAGAAAAAGAAATCCTTGAAAACCTGCAATCCAGTGAAAACTTTAAACCCGCTCCGGGGAGCAAGGATAAAAGCTTTTTCGATAGAATGAGAGAATATTTCCAGTGA
- the murA gene encoding UDP-N-acetylglucosamine 1-carboxyvinyltransferase codes for MSSFEIVGGNRLKGEIIPQGAKNEALQILCAVLLTPEEVVINNIPDILDVNKLIELLRGMGVNVTKHKVGSYVFKADQIDLDFLETDEFRKQAASLRGSVMILGPLLARFGKASIPKPGGDKIGRRRLDTHFIGLHKLGADFDQDSVKHFTRVTAKELKGTYMLLDEASVTGTANVVMAAVLAKGKTTIFNAACEPYLVQLCKMLVRMGANIEGIGSNLLHIHGVETLKGTEHTLLPDMIEIGSFIGLAAMTQSDIIIKNVQYDSLGIIPDVFKKLGIKLYLEGDDIHVPEQDHYEVESFMDGSIMTISDAPWPGFTPDLISVALVTAIQAKGSVLIHQKMFESRLFFVDKLIDMGAQIILCDPHRATVIGLDKKNRLRGIRMSSPDIRAGVSLLIAALSAKGTSIIDNIDQIDRGYQDIDGRLNAIGAQIRRI; via the coding sequence ATGAGCTCATTTGAAATTGTCGGCGGGAATCGGCTAAAAGGGGAAATCATCCCTCAGGGTGCTAAAAATGAAGCACTTCAAATATTATGTGCAGTTCTTCTCACACCAGAAGAAGTTGTAATCAATAACATTCCTGATATCCTGGATGTAAACAAACTAATAGAGTTGTTGAGGGGCATGGGTGTAAATGTTACAAAACATAAAGTGGGTTCCTATGTTTTCAAAGCCGACCAAATAGACCTGGACTTTCTTGAAACAGATGAATTCCGTAAGCAGGCTGCCAGTTTAAGAGGTTCAGTGATGATACTCGGCCCACTCCTGGCCCGCTTTGGGAAAGCTTCTATTCCTAAGCCAGGAGGCGATAAGATTGGAAGAAGGCGCCTTGATACACATTTTATCGGGCTTCATAAGCTGGGTGCTGATTTCGACCAGGATTCAGTGAAGCATTTTACCCGGGTAACTGCCAAAGAACTCAAAGGAACTTATATGCTTCTCGACGAAGCATCAGTTACAGGAACAGCTAATGTTGTAATGGCTGCAGTGCTGGCAAAAGGTAAGACTACTATTTTCAATGCTGCCTGTGAGCCTTACCTGGTCCAGCTATGTAAAATGCTGGTCAGGATGGGGGCAAACATCGAAGGAATTGGCTCGAACCTTCTTCATATCCATGGAGTGGAAACGCTAAAGGGAACAGAACATACCCTGCTTCCTGACATGATAGAGATTGGAAGTTTTATTGGCCTTGCTGCTATGACACAGTCAGATATCATCATAAAGAATGTTCAGTATGATAGCCTAGGGATTATTCCTGATGTATTCAAAAAACTAGGTATTAAACTATATCTGGAAGGAGATGATATCCATGTTCCGGAGCAGGATCATTATGAAGTTGAATCCTTCATGGATGGCTCCATTATGACTATCAGTGATGCACCCTGGCCCGGATTCACGCCTGACCTAATCAGTGTTGCACTTGTTACAGCTATCCAGGCTAAAGGCAGTGTTTTAATTCATCAAAAGATGTTTGAAAGCAGGCTTTTCTTTGTAGATAAACTCATTGATATGGGTGCACAGATTATCCTTTGTGATCCTCACCGTGCAACCGTAATTGGCCTGGATAAGAAGAACCGGTTAAGGGGCATTAGGATGTCGTCGCCCGATATTAGAGCTGGGGTTTCCCTGCTAATTGCCGCACTTTCCGCCAAAGGCACCAGCATCATTGATAATATTGACCAAATCGACAGGGGATACCAGGATATTGACGGCAGGTTAAATGCCATAGGAGCACAAATAAGAAGGATATAA
- a CDS encoding DUF4290 domain-containing protein, with amino-acid sequence MEYNTTRGNLIISEYGRNVQDMVQYICSLEDREKRNRMANTLVNVLANMHPEMREQGDLKHKLWDHLHVMAEFKLDVDSPYPIPPSPQEAPGPQRVRYTQEEIKLRPYGKYMQRIIEKATLFEEGAEKEALVKTIANGLKKMYLNWNRDSVNDELIHEHLDLLSAGRLKLGEDDRLHSTVDILKANKQVPQQSTQPQQQQHRRKFIPKKDNNNGRHRRKY; translated from the coding sequence ATGGAATATAATACAACCCGGGGTAATCTGATCATTTCTGAATATGGCAGGAATGTACAGGACATGGTACAATACATCTGCAGTCTTGAGGACCGTGAAAAGCGGAACAGGATGGCAAATACCCTCGTCAATGTTTTAGCTAATATGCACCCTGAGATGCGTGAGCAGGGTGATTTAAAGCATAAGTTATGGGATCACCTCCATGTAATGGCAGAATTTAAACTTGATGTTGATTCTCCCTATCCCATTCCACCCAGTCCCCAGGAAGCTCCTGGTCCACAGAGAGTTCGTTATACCCAGGAGGAAATCAAACTGAGGCCCTATGGGAAATATATGCAACGTATCATTGAAAAAGCTACGTTATTTGAAGAAGGCGCGGAAAAAGAAGCACTTGTGAAAACCATTGCCAATGGCCTGAAGAAAATGTACCTTAACTGGAACCGCGATTCAGTGAATGATGAGTTGATTCATGAACATCTGGACCTCCTTTCAGCCGGACGACTGAAGTTAGGTGAAGATGATCGCCTTCATTCAACTGTGGATATCCTGAAAGCCAACAAGCAAGTACCTCAACAATCAACCCAGCCACAACAGCAGCAGCATCGTCGTAAATTTATTCCCAAGAAGGATAATAACAACGGACGTCACAGGAGAAAATACTAA
- a CDS encoding nucleotide exchange factor GrpE → MKYKKEPGKNNDNSKETEDTANVAENQDAAGTSDQDQEKTVETDPREKIAELNDKLLRLYSEFDNYRKRTIKEKQDLSKTAAEDLITDLLPVIDDFERAIKSMNTTENLDAVKEGVHLIFSKFRNILNGKGLQEITSVGEPFDTDQQEAIAHIPAPSEDLKNKVVDEVQKGYKLNEKVIRFAKVVVGS, encoded by the coding sequence ATGAAATACAAGAAAGAACCCGGCAAGAACAATGATAATAGTAAGGAAACTGAGGACACTGCCAATGTTGCAGAAAATCAGGATGCTGCCGGAACTTCCGATCAAGACCAGGAAAAAACAGTTGAAACTGATCCCAGGGAAAAAATAGCTGAACTCAATGACAAGTTATTGCGTTTATACTCCGAGTTCGATAATTACCGGAAACGCACTATAAAAGAGAAACAGGATTTGAGCAAAACTGCTGCTGAAGACCTTATTACAGATCTTCTGCCAGTGATAGATGATTTTGAACGAGCAATAAAATCCATGAACACTACAGAAAACCTGGATGCGGTTAAGGAAGGTGTACATCTTATCTTTTCCAAATTCAGAAATATACTTAACGGGAAGGGATTACAGGAAATTACTAGCGTTGGGGAACCTTTTGATACTGATCAGCAGGAAGCTATTGCCCATATTCCGGCACCATCTGAAGATCTGAAAAATAAAGTAGTGGATGAAGTCCAGAAAGGCTATAAACTGAATGAAAAAGTAATCCGTTTTGCCAAAGTAGTAGTAGGCAGTTAG